CCGTGAGCACCTGCGCCACGTGGTCGTGCAGCTCCCGCGACAGGTTCTTGCGCTCCTCTTCCTGGGCGGCGACCAGCCGCTGTGACAGCTCGCGCATCTGCTGCTCGGCCTGTGTGGCCAGCAGCCGTTGGTCGTCGGATCGCTGCTCCAGCAGCCTGAGGCGGAACACGGCGACGAGCGCGACGACGGCGCCGAGCGAGAGGGTCTGCCACTGCAGCCGAGCGAGCTCGCGCTGGAACTCCGCGTGACGGCGGGCGGCCTCGGCGCGCTCCTCGGCGAGGTTGGCCTCGTTGAGCGCCTCGATCTCCGACGCGAGCGTCATGACCTTCTCGCGCCGGGGCACCACCTCACGCCGGAGGAACCCGGCGCTGTTCAGGATTTTCTCGGTCGGAGCCCAGCCGAACAGCGGCTCGAACGCGCGCCAGTAGTCGTCGAGCTGCGCTTCGAGGCTCTCGAGCCGCTCCTGATGCTGTCCCGCGATGGCGCGCAGCTCGGCCACCGTCGCCTTGCTCGTCCGCCGGAAATCGGCGAGCTGCGTGCGGTATTCGGCGTCGTGCTCGCTGGCGATATCGAGCAGGCTGTCGCGGATGAAGATGCTCGATAGGTGGATGTCGGACCGCAGGCGCCACAACTTCGCGTCGACGACGTTGTGGTAGCCGTTGAGCTGGTCGATCTGGTTGTAGATCTCCTGCGCCTTCTGCGCCGAGGTCTGCATCGCCAGCACGATCAGCACGAGCAGACCGGCCAGACCGAGAGCTGCCACGGGCCACGTCTTGAAACGCATCAGCGCCTCACTCCGGAACGGTGAGCATAACCTACTGCCACTCCGCGCCAGACGACATCCGGCAAAGGCAGGAGGAGATCCGGCGGGAAGCTCGGCCGTCCACCGGATGCCGCGACACGTCGCGTCACGGTCGACTGGTCTCGGAGCCGACGTGCCGTTCGGCCGGGATCGGAGCGCAGATGGCGACGTTGCGGATTCTCATCGGTGACGATCACGCGCTCGTCAGAGACGCGTTGAGGCGCGTCCTCGAAGACCAGCTCGAGTGGAAGGTCGTGGCCGTCGCGAGAGACGGCGAGGAGGCCGTCCGGCTCGCCG
This portion of the Acidobacteriota bacterium genome encodes:
- a CDS encoding sensor histidine kinase, which codes for MRFKTWPVAALGLAGLLVLIVLAMQTSAQKAQEIYNQIDQLNGYHNVVDAKLWRLRSDIHLSSIFIRDSLLDIASEHDAEYRTQLADFRRTSKATVAELRAIAGQHQERLESLEAQLDDYWRAFEPLFGWAPTEKILNSAGFLRREVVPRREKVMTLASEIEALNEANLAEERAEAARRHAEFQRELARLQWQTLSLGAVVALVAVFRLRLLEQRSDDQRLLATQAEQQMRELSQRLVAAQEEERKNLSRELHDHVAQVLTALRMEIGRIDRVRPASDLRISAAVAECRRLVDNMFRTVRDLSMGLRPSMLDDFGLQAALEWLVRDFTSRFGIKVDLELGGELDGLPERHRTCVYRAVQEALTNCARHSGARSARVQITGTAGALIVRVSDDGVGIDPVKRRNGLGLRGIEERVKELGGTMQIGGGVNLGTVLMVQLPLPVPLKDVSLASAAS